A stretch of Candidatus Bipolaricaulota bacterium DNA encodes these proteins:
- a CDS encoding HD domain-containing protein, whose amino-acid sequence MQSKILSEYIERKPEGHEALSAMFEYFQNAAGELSFDDKSQTIELANRLAAGRAGAGFIGAALAHKILKNHPDKEKEIKTLIGEENVKIAMALNLAVALFSEIQKIEYMRHSLNTAEILSRTGMDHLTIITGLLHHVSRLNPESDKIVEEKLGKKLADILQTYKKINHYANKTKSFNSNVREILLVMSQDVRIILVKMASAIDSLINYERIPDEDRYLVAKQAKEILAPIADMLGVWHLRWQLEDYSFRILQPEEYQKIEKRFGEEDRKTRDKYIAKLAKTVRNEAEEKKIKCDVNGRFKHYYSIYRKMKTKQKTFNNIYDVFALRVIVDSVDDCYLMLSLIHGLWPPVPKRIKDYIASPKSNGYQTLHTTIIGPGNQLTEFQIRTKDMHRSAQFGIAAQLFYKNKESEDDWTKKILHTGKSLFHKNVWEDEVSKIFQEKIYVYSPKGDAVSLPKGSTPVDFAYQIHSDLGNYCKFAIINNQPAELNRKLQNEDVIEIIPDINSEGPDLDWLNFVKTPQAEKQIKRYLKLKGLL is encoded by the coding sequence ATGCAAAGCAAAATACTCTCGGAATATATCGAAAGAAAGCCGGAAGGGCACGAAGCTCTCTCGGCAATGTTTGAATATTTCCAAAACGCGGCCGGAGAATTGAGCTTTGACGATAAATCTCAAACAATCGAATTGGCGAACCGGCTGGCGGCCGGCAGAGCCGGCGCGGGGTTCATTGGCGCGGCGCTGGCGCATAAAATATTAAAAAATCATCCCGATAAGGAAAAAGAAATAAAGACCCTCATCGGCGAAGAAAACGTTAAAATAGCCATGGCCTTGAATCTGGCCGTGGCTCTTTTCTCGGAAATACAAAAGATCGAATACATGCGGCATTCCCTGAATACCGCCGAGATATTAAGCCGAACCGGCATGGATCATTTGACGATTATCACCGGTCTTTTGCACCATGTCTCTCGGCTCAATCCCGAATCCGACAAAATCGTGGAAGAGAAGTTGGGAAAAAAATTAGCGGACATTTTGCAAACGTACAAAAAAATCAATCACTATGCCAACAAAACCAAAAGCTTCAACAGCAATGTACGCGAAATCCTGCTGGTGATGTCTCAAGACGTGCGCATAATTTTGGTGAAAATGGCCTCGGCCATTGATTCTCTGATCAATTACGAAAGAATACCGGATGAAGATCGCTATCTCGTGGCCAAACAAGCCAAAGAAATTTTGGCGCCGATCGCGGACATGCTGGGCGTGTGGCATCTTCGCTGGCAACTCGAAGATTATTCCTTCCGCATACTCCAGCCGGAAGAATATCAAAAAATCGAAAAACGTTTCGGCGAAGAAGACAGAAAAACACGAGACAAATACATTGCCAAACTCGCCAAAACCGTCAGAAACGAGGCGGAAGAAAAGAAAATCAAATGCGATGTCAACGGCCGATTCAAACACTACTACAGCATTTACCGAAAAATGAAAACCAAACAAAAAACGTTCAATAATATTTACGATGTGTTTGCTTTGCGCGTTATTGTCGATTCGGTCGACGACTGTTACTTAATGTTGAGCTTGATTCACGGATTGTGGCCGCCCGTGCCCAAAAGAATAAAAGACTATATCGCCTCTCCCAAATCAAACGGCTATCAAACTTTGCACACAACGATCATCGGGCCCGGCAATCAATTGACCGAATTTCAAATCCGAACGAAGGACATGCACCGCTCCGCTCAATTCGGCATTGCCGCCCAGCTTTTTTATAAAAACAAGGAATCAGAGGACGACTGGACGAAAAAAATTCTCCACACGGGCAAATCATTGTTTCACAAAAACGTTTGGGAAGACGAGGTCAGCAAAATATTTCAAGAAAAAATTTACGTCTATTCGCCCAAAGGCGACGCCGTTTCCCTGCCCAAAGGCTCGACCCCCGTGGACTTCGCTTATCAGATTCACAGCGACCTTGGCAATTACTGCAAATTCGCGATTATCAACAATCAACCGGCGGAATTGAACAGAAAACTGCAAAATGAGGACGTGATTGAAATAATTCCCGATATCAATTCGGAAGGCCCGGATCTGGACTGGTTGAATTTCGTCAAGACGCCGCAAGCGGAAAAGCAGATAAAAAGATACCTTAAACTTAAAGGTCTGCTATAA
- the topA gene encoding type I DNA topoisomerase, whose amino-acid sequence MKNLIIVESPTKAKTITKFLPRAEYTILSSFGHVRDLPKTKMGVDIEHNFEPQYVIPPKAKKNVGILKEAAKKADMIYFATDEDREGEAIAWHLAHILKPKKNKSERITFHEITKAAIEKALQTPRTIDLNLVNAQQARRILDRLVGYELSPFLWKKVAKGLSAGRVQSVSVRLIVEREREIQAFKKEEYWTIEAIFSKDKNEFPAKLHIINGKTLKKLDIKNEKQAKEILDKLKDQNYKVSKIELKETTKKAPAPFKTSTLQQDANSKLHFSAKQTMMLAQQLYEGIELGSEGSAGMITYMRTDSLNLSEEFKSDAKDFISQKFGKEYLAVGAKTYKKSKGAQEAHEAIRPTVAGREPETIKNFLNNNQYKLYKLIWERALAGQMADAKINQTSVDIESKDGEYVFRASGAQIKFDGWQKIYGAQAQETLLPALSEGDDLDAKEISPLQHFTQPPARYSEATLVKALEERGIGRPSTYAPTIATIQDRNYVIKEDRKLAPTDIAFVVNDLLVAHFPQIVDYDFTAHMEEDLDNIAEGKKEWQPLIEEFYTPFKENLTKKDKEISKKEITEEETKEVCEKCGSPMIIKMGRFGKFLACSNYPECKNTKNIVSSNGTEIVQEETEATNEKCDKCGAPMTVKHGRYGKFLGCSKYPECKNIKPILKPTGVKCPNCGKGDIIERKSKRGKTFYGCSNYPECKTAFWSKPVDKKCPDCGSQLVFGAKGTIRCSNKECKHTEMAES is encoded by the coding sequence ATGAAGAATTTAATCATAGTCGAGTCCCCGACCAAAGCCAAAACCATCACCAAATTTCTGCCTCGAGCCGAATACACCATTCTGTCTTCTTTCGGACATGTCCGAGATTTGCCGAAAACCAAGATGGGCGTGGACATCGAACATAATTTCGAACCTCAATACGTTATCCCGCCCAAAGCCAAAAAGAATGTGGGAATATTAAAGGAAGCGGCCAAGAAAGCGGACATGATCTATTTCGCGACTGACGAAGACCGCGAAGGAGAAGCCATTGCTTGGCATTTGGCGCACATTTTAAAACCCAAAAAAAACAAATCGGAAAGAATAACATTTCACGAAATCACCAAAGCGGCCATTGAAAAAGCTTTGCAAACGCCCAGAACCATTGATTTGAATCTGGTGAACGCCCAGCAAGCGCGCCGAATTTTGGATCGACTGGTCGGCTATGAGCTCTCCCCTTTCTTATGGAAAAAAGTGGCCAAGGGATTATCGGCCGGACGCGTTCAGTCCGTGTCCGTCAGATTGATCGTCGAACGCGAACGAGAAATTCAAGCATTTAAAAAAGAAGAATACTGGACGATCGAAGCTATTTTCAGCAAAGATAAAAACGAATTTCCGGCCAAGCTTCATATCATAAATGGCAAAACATTGAAGAAGCTGGACATTAAAAACGAAAAGCAAGCCAAAGAAATCCTGGACAAACTCAAAGATCAAAATTATAAAGTTTCGAAAATAGAGCTCAAAGAAACAACGAAAAAAGCGCCGGCGCCTTTTAAGACTTCGACCTTGCAGCAAGACGCCAACAGCAAACTGCATTTTTCCGCCAAGCAAACCATGATGCTGGCCCAGCAGCTCTACGAAGGAATCGAGCTCGGCTCCGAGGGATCAGCCGGTATGATCACTTACATGAGAACGGATTCCTTGAATTTGTCGGAAGAATTCAAATCAGACGCCAAAGATTTCATTTCCCAAAAATTCGGCAAAGAATATCTCGCGGTAGGAGCCAAAACTTACAAAAAATCAAAAGGCGCGCAAGAAGCGCACGAAGCCATCAGGCCGACAGTAGCCGGACGCGAACCCGAGACAATCAAGAATTTTTTAAATAATAATCAATACAAGTTGTACAAATTGATTTGGGAACGGGCGCTGGCCGGCCAAATGGCCGACGCCAAAATCAACCAAACTTCGGTGGACATCGAAAGCAAGGACGGCGAATATGTTTTCCGAGCCAGCGGCGCGCAGATCAAATTCGACGGCTGGCAAAAAATCTACGGCGCGCAAGCCCAAGAAACTCTGTTGCCCGCGCTCAGCGAAGGCGACGACCTGGACGCCAAAGAAATCTCGCCGCTCCAGCATTTCACTCAGCCGCCGGCCCGCTACAGCGAGGCCACTCTGGTCAAAGCGCTGGAAGAGCGCGGCATCGGCCGGCCTTCGACTTACGCGCCGACGATTGCCACCATCCAAGACAGAAATTACGTCATCAAAGAAGACCGCAAACTGGCTCCGACGGACATCGCTTTCGTGGTCAATGATCTTTTGGTGGCGCATTTTCCCCAAATTGTTGATTACGACTTTACCGCTCATATGGAAGAAGACTTGGATAACATAGCCGAAGGCAAAAAGGAATGGCAGCCCTTGATCGAAGAATTCTACACGCCGTTCAAAGAAAATCTGACCAAAAAAGACAAAGAGATTTCCAAAAAAGAAATCACTGAGGAAGAGACTAAAGAGGTTTGCGAAAAATGCGGCTCGCCCATGATCATTAAGATGGGCCGCTTCGGCAAATTCCTGGCGTGCTCGAATTATCCCGAATGCAAAAACACGAAAAACATCGTCTCTTCGAACGGTACCGAAATAGTTCAGGAAGAAACCGAAGCCACGAATGAAAAATGCGACAAATGCGGAGCGCCCATGACGGTCAAGCACGGCCGCTATGGAAAATTTTTGGGCTGCTCGAAATATCCGGAATGCAAAAACATCAAACCCATACTCAAACCGACCGGAGTCAAATGTCCTAATTGCGGCAAGGGAGATATTATCGAAAGAAAATCCAAACGCGGCAAGACTTTCTACGGCTGTTCCAATTATCCGGAATGCAAAACCGCGTTCTGGTCAAAACCGGTTGACAAAAAATGCCCGGACTGCGGCTCCCAGCTGGTCTTCGGCGCGAAGGGCACCATCAGGTGTTCGAATAAAGAGTGCAAGCATACGGAAATGGCGGAGTCATAA
- a CDS encoding Mur ligase family protein, with amino-acid sequence MTPYKKYNQALDYLISLSNIKKDAFFSGCADPKHYLKRAQTLFKLAGNPEKSAKKIIVVTGTSGKGSTVDALRQILFEAGKNVGAYYSPHSTTAIERIKVGDKYISPDEFARLVERMKPIIEKCFQKFDLPSFFEIFTLLALMYFKEKKCDYIIVEVGCGGRHDAANAMSRIDIAAIINIGHDHLHIIGPTLTDVAFEKAGIIHRNTCFTTEKNRTFLKIFENEAKKTKSKLIEVKFKDKPNQALASSIAKHLKINDEFIEKGLKKSGLPCRFEIIQKNPLVIIDSAHNPEKIKYLSKKLNTQKAKRLKIIFALSSPKNIKACLKPLLDNFDCEIFATRFLVEQRQAINPFEIQRTVKKVWPKTKCRAFLDPWQAFDAAKKNLSKNQLLLITGSTFLCGELRKSWISEEWILQNRKSF; translated from the coding sequence ATGACTCCATACAAAAAATACAATCAAGCGCTAGATTACCTCATCTCCTTGTCCAACATCAAGAAAGACGCTTTTTTTTCGGGCTGCGCCGATCCCAAACATTATTTGAAGCGAGCGCAAACTCTTTTCAAATTGGCCGGCAATCCGGAAAAGTCAGCGAAAAAAATAATCGTGGTCACGGGCACCTCGGGCAAAGGCTCGACAGTCGACGCCTTGCGCCAAATTTTGTTTGAAGCGGGCAAAAACGTCGGCGCCTATTATTCTCCGCATTCAACGACCGCCATTGAACGAATCAAAGTCGGCGACAAATACATTTCGCCCGATGAATTCGCGCGGCTGGTTGAAAGAATGAAACCGATCATTGAAAAATGTTTTCAAAAATTTGATCTGCCTTCGTTTTTTGAAATTTTCACTTTGCTGGCCTTAATGTATTTCAAAGAAAAAAAATGCGACTACATAATCGTCGAAGTCGGCTGCGGCGGACGTCATGACGCGGCCAATGCCATGAGTCGAATCGACATCGCGGCCATCATCAATATCGGCCATGACCACCTCCACATCATCGGCCCGACTTTAACCGACGTGGCTTTCGAGAAAGCGGGCATCATTCACCGAAACACTTGCTTTACGACAGAAAAGAATCGAACGTTTTTGAAAATTTTTGAAAACGAAGCAAAAAAAACAAAGTCAAAATTGATTGAAGTAAAATTCAAAGACAAGCCCAATCAAGCGCTGGCATCTTCAATCGCCAAACATTTGAAAATCAATGACGAGTTCATTGAGAAAGGCTTAAAAAAATCCGGACTGCCTTGCCGATTTGAAATCATACAAAAAAATCCGCTCGTCATCATTGATTCGGCGCATAATCCGGAAAAAATAAAATATTTGTCTAAAAAATTAAACACTCAAAAAGCCAAACGGCTCAAAATTATTTTTGCTCTGTCTTCTCCCAAAAATATCAAAGCTTGTTTAAAACCGCTTTTGGATAATTTCGACTGCGAGATTTTCGCCACCAGATTTTTGGTCGAGCAAAGGCAGGCCATTAATCCTTTTGAAATTCAAAGAACCGTCAAAAAAGTTTGGCCGAAAACAAAGTGCCGCGCGTTTCTCGATCCATGGCAAGCTTTTGACGCCGCGAAAAAGAATCTTTCAAAAAATCAACTTCTGCTGATCACCGGCTCCACTTTTCTTTGCGGCGAGCTGAGAAAGTCCTGGATATCGGAGGAATGGATTTTGCAAAACCGAAAAAGCTTTTAA
- the dprA gene encoding DNA-processing protein DprA — MLKEELKYLLGIVRFQKIGAARLKCLMTYFPSYKDAFQGELSDLIFSGLAPNIAEEFVIQRNSIDPDKELELLNKEGLKVITSNSEAYSDLLKEAHNHPALLFYKGNLNLLKTNCLAVVGTRRISNYGRQILPDLIVELIKNDLTIVSGLALGIDSLAHKTTIDHAGKTIAVLGSGLDKANIYPTSNRYLAEQILENNGLIVSEFPIGTLPLSHNFPARNRIISGLSLGTLVVEAGETSGALITAKYALDQNREVFAVPGPINSPTSLGPNNLIKQGAKATTSTKDILDELNMEKIEELVERKKEIDLSVEEKLIWNILKSEPIHIDKISRLTGLPASKINANVTIMEMKGLIRDLGNQMFVKS; from the coding sequence ATGCTGAAAGAAGAACTCAAATATTTACTTGGCATTGTCAGGTTCCAAAAAATCGGCGCGGCGCGTCTGAAATGTTTGATGACGTATTTTCCGTCTTACAAAGACGCGTTCCAAGGCGAACTGTCCGATTTGATTTTCTCCGGCCTGGCGCCAAACATCGCCGAAGAATTCGTTATTCAAAGAAACTCGATTGACCCGGACAAAGAACTCGAACTTTTAAATAAAGAAGGCCTGAAAGTCATCACCTCGAACAGCGAAGCTTATTCGGATTTGCTCAAAGAAGCTCATAATCATCCGGCTCTTTTATTTTACAAAGGCAATCTGAATTTACTAAAAACCAACTGCCTCGCCGTGGTCGGCACCAGAAGAATATCCAATTACGGCAGGCAAATCCTGCCGGACTTGATTGTTGAATTGATAAAAAATGATCTGACCATTGTCAGCGGACTCGCTCTGGGCATTGACTCACTGGCGCACAAAACCACCATCGATCATGCTGGAAAAACCATCGCGGTTTTGGGATCGGGTCTTGACAAAGCCAACATTTATCCGACATCAAACAGATATTTGGCCGAACAGATTTTGGAAAACAACGGCCTGATCGTTTCGGAATTTCCCATCGGCACTTTGCCGCTTTCGCACAATTTCCCGGCCAGAAACAGAATCATTTCCGGTTTGAGCTTGGGCACTTTGGTGGTCGAAGCGGGCGAAACCTCGGGCGCCTTGATCACGGCCAAATACGCCTTGGATCAAAATCGGGAAGTTTTCGCCGTGCCCGGTCCGATCAATTCGCCGACCAGCTTGGGGCCGAACAACCTGATCAAGCAAGGCGCCAAGGCCACCACCTCCACCAAAGACATTCTCGATGAATTGAACATGGAAAAAATAGAAGAATTGGTCGAACGAAAAAAAGAAATCGATTTGTCCGTTGAAGAAAAACTGATTTGGAATATTTTAAAATCCGAACCGATTCACATCGATAAAATTTCCAGACTGACCGGCCTGCCCGCTTCCAAAATAAACGCGAATGTGACTATAATGGAAATGAAAGGCTTGATCAGGGATTTGGGCAATCAGATGTTTGTTAAATCATGA
- the der gene encoding ribosome biogenesis GTPase Der gives MSKIKHQNPLVVLVGRVNVGKSSLFNKLTETENAIVSNIAGTTRDRQYGDCVWRGKVMTMVDIAGLDVEDPDLIEKQSLIQAEKAIKRADLILFMVNAKEGLLPGDKKYAGMLKKKNKKNIVLVANKTDAARDEVNLSEFYKLGLGEPIAISAASGRGTGDLLDAMLSKMNFKKPAVKETKEKIEKISIGLIGKPNVGKSSLFNQISGEERVIVNERPHTTRDRQMIDIDFSADSGKNYNLRFFDTAGVTKKGKIKGKLEKLGIEQSLDTIREIDVAIFITDCSKKLSVQDKNLAQVIMDEHPSLIIVANKWDLIPEKDEDTQKKYIEYYQSLLPQLKWAPIVFTSAKTGFKVKRLLDMIIQLYEDRKIIIPQRQLDKFLSKMIKKQSPPPKNHITKPAFIYEINQTDINPPTFALIIDKPQDLIFSYRRYLLNNLREEFNLSGSGVKLVLTKRSRQLPKEAILSKNKKLSGKNMTKLIVGLGNPGKEYESTRHNAGFTALDELKKEAQYDFGGWILDKKNQSWLSAGRLDGNKIILAKPQTFMNNSGEAVQKLVKYYNIDLDNLLVIHDDVDFLLGEYKIQKSRSSAGQKGVQSIIDFLGSNDFHRLRLGIAREDKKKMGDTADFVLKKFTMAEKKKFMETVVAAIVDLKNFM, from the coding sequence ATGTCAAAGATAAAACATCAAAATCCGCTCGTCGTTTTGGTCGGCCGAGTCAATGTTGGAAAGTCCTCTTTATTTAACAAATTGACCGAAACCGAAAACGCCATTGTTTCCAATATCGCCGGCACGACCAGAGATCGCCAATACGGCGACTGTGTTTGGCGCGGCAAAGTCATGACCATGGTGGACATCGCCGGTCTGGATGTCGAGGATCCGGACTTGATTGAAAAGCAATCGCTGATCCAAGCGGAAAAAGCCATCAAGCGAGCCGATTTGATTTTGTTCATGGTCAATGCCAAAGAAGGACTTTTGCCCGGAGACAAAAAATACGCCGGCATGCTTAAGAAAAAAAATAAAAAAAACATCGTTCTGGTCGCCAATAAAACCGACGCGGCCAGAGACGAGGTCAATTTATCCGAATTTTACAAACTGGGTTTGGGAGAACCGATCGCGATATCCGCGGCCAGCGGTCGCGGCACCGGAGATCTTTTGGATGCGATGCTGTCAAAGATGAATTTTAAAAAACCCGCAGTGAAAGAGACGAAAGAAAAAATCGAAAAAATTTCCATCGGCTTGATCGGCAAGCCGAACGTGGGCAAATCGTCTCTCTTTAATCAAATTTCCGGCGAAGAAAGAGTTATTGTCAATGAACGTCCGCACACCACCAGAGATCGGCAGATGATCGACATTGATTTTTCGGCCGATTCCGGGAAAAATTACAACTTGCGCTTTTTCGATACCGCGGGCGTGACCAAGAAAGGTAAAATCAAAGGCAAGTTGGAAAAACTGGGCATTGAACAAAGCTTGGACACCATTCGTGAAATCGACGTGGCCATTTTCATCACCGATTGCAGCAAAAAATTATCCGTTCAAGATAAAAACTTGGCGCAGGTCATCATGGACGAGCATCCCAGCCTAATCATTGTCGCGAACAAATGGGATTTGATCCCCGAGAAGGATGAAGACACCCAAAAAAAATATATTGAATATTATCAGTCGCTTTTGCCGCAATTAAAGTGGGCGCCGATTGTTTTCACCAGCGCGAAAACAGGCTTCAAGGTGAAGCGGCTGCTCGACATGATCATTCAACTTTACGAAGATCGCAAAATCATCATCCCGCAAAGACAGCTGGATAAATTTTTGTCCAAGATGATTAAAAAACAATCCCCTCCTCCGAAAAATCACATCACCAAACCGGCTTTCATTTATGAAATCAATCAAACCGATATCAATCCGCCGACTTTCGCTTTGATTATCGATAAACCTCAAGATTTGATTTTTTCTTATCGCCGATATTTGCTCAACAATCTGAGGGAAGAATTCAATTTGTCCGGCAGCGGCGTCAAACTGGTTTTAACGAAAAGAAGCAGACAGTTGCCCAAAGAAGCGATTTTGTCGAAAAACAAAAAATTAAGCGGTAAAAATATGACCAAATTGATTGTCGGCCTGGGCAATCCTGGCAAAGAATATGAATCGACGAGGCACAACGCGGGCTTTACGGCTTTGGACGAATTAAAGAAAGAAGCTCAATATGATTTTGGAGGATGGATTTTGGATAAAAAAAATCAAAGCTGGCTATCCGCGGGCAGGCTCGACGGCAATAAAATCATTTTGGCCAAGCCGCAGACTTTCATGAACAATTCCGGCGAAGCCGTTCAAAAATTGGTCAAATACTACAACATTGATTTGGACAACTTGCTGGTGATTCACGACGACGTCGATTTTTTACTGGGCGAATACAAAATTCAAAAAAGCAGATCATCAGCCGGTCAAAAAGGAGTTCAATCGATCATTGATTTTCTTGGCTCAAATGATTTTCATCGCTTGCGCCTCGGCATTGCCCGCGAAGATAAAAAGAAAATGGGAGACACGGCTGATTTTGTGTTGAAAAAATTCACCATGGCGGAAAAGAAAAAATTCATGGAAACCGTCGTGGCGGCCATTGTTGATTTGAAAAATTTCATGTGA
- a CDS encoding LCP family protein, producing the protein MAQKENIDKTIKVNLLNKDDNKNPKGKKIFKVSRLILYLFIVLFTVFAVFTFQVILSGGKNASFQNFNFFKNVGQMIKGYEDQVIGEQDDRINILLLGNGGSGHDGPNLTDTIMLISIKPSENRVAMMSVPRDLLVPLPDFGQGKINNAYAFAEAQTNGTGGIYTTKVVSDVLDIDIPYFVRVDFDGFESLVNDLDGIDVYVDRSFTDYQYPAPNDKYQVVRFEEGWQTMDGDTALKYVRSRHGNNGESGDFARSKRQQKVLEAVQKKTLSYKTFLSPKKISKVMETLSENISTNLEIWEIVHLAKIAQEVDMENVSTLVLDDSPNGLLYGTKYGEAFVLKPKSENFSDIRFAAENIFLKEQAIEQKETAKIEIKNGTGVNGLASRTSDKFTSLGYEVIKIGNAPSQDYETTELYDLTGGEKSGVTGVLETILKAKKSEEIPDWIKKLAAPGTDFYIILGADNKDL; encoded by the coding sequence ATGGCGCAAAAAGAAAATATCGACAAAACAATCAAAGTTAACTTGCTCAATAAAGACGACAACAAAAATCCGAAAGGCAAAAAAATATTCAAGGTCAGCCGGTTGATTTTATATTTATTCATTGTTTTATTTACGGTCTTCGCCGTTTTCACCTTTCAAGTGATTCTATCGGGAGGAAAAAACGCCAGTTTCCAAAATTTTAATTTTTTCAAAAACGTCGGCCAAATGATCAAAGGCTATGAAGATCAAGTGATCGGGGAGCAAGACGACCGCATCAACATTCTGTTGCTAGGCAACGGCGGCAGCGGGCACGACGGCCCGAACCTGACAGACACCATCATGCTGATCAGCATCAAACCGTCCGAAAATCGCGTGGCCATGATGTCGGTCCCCAGAGACTTGCTGGTGCCTTTGCCCGATTTCGGCCAAGGCAAAATCAATAACGCCTATGCTTTCGCCGAAGCCCAGACGAACGGCACCGGCGGCATCTATACCACCAAAGTCGTCAGCGATGTCTTGGACATTGATATTCCCTATTTCGTCAGAGTGGACTTTGACGGCTTCGAAAGTCTGGTAAACGATCTGGACGGCATTGACGTTTACGTGGATCGTTCTTTTACGGATTATCAATATCCCGCGCCAAACGATAAATATCAAGTGGTTCGTTTCGAAGAAGGCTGGCAGACCATGGATGGCGACACAGCTCTCAAATACGTCCGCTCCCGCCACGGCAACAACGGAGAGTCCGGCGATTTCGCCAGAAGCAAACGGCAACAAAAAGTACTCGAGGCCGTGCAGAAAAAAACCTTATCGTACAAAACCTTTCTGAGCCCGAAAAAAATATCCAAGGTCATGGAAACATTGAGCGAAAACATCTCGACCAATTTGGAAATTTGGGAAATCGTTCACTTGGCCAAAATCGCCCAAGAAGTGGACATGGAAAACGTCAGCACTTTGGTGCTCGATGACAGTCCCAACGGACTTTTGTACGGCACCAAATACGGAGAAGCTTTCGTGCTTAAACCAAAAAGCGAAAATTTTTCGGATATCAGATTCGCGGCGGAAAACATTTTTTTGAAAGAACAAGCCATTGAGCAAAAAGAAACGGCCAAAATAGAAATTAAAAACGGCACGGGCGTCAACGGGCTGGCGAGCAGAACCTCGGACAAATTCACTTCTCTCGGTTATGAAGTCATTAAAATCGGCAACGCGCCGTCGCAAGACTATGAGACAACCGAGCTATACGATCTGACCGGAGGAGAAAAATCCGGAGTGACCGGCGTGCTGGAAACAATTCTTAAAGCTAAAAAATCGGAGGAAATACCTGATTGGATAAAAAAACTGGCCGCGCCTGGTACTGATTTTTACATTATTTTGGGCGCGGATAATAAGGATCTTTGA
- the lepB gene encoding signal peptidase I has translation MSGDPFITNKSKGKIIFEFIWDLAKVACISLAIIIPVRYFLIQPFYVKGASMEPNLHDHEYLIINEIGYRLDEPQRGDVVVFKYPQDQTQFFIKRVIGLSGEIVELKDGVVYLYSKDENGEDKRYVLNETFYLDPQIKTWGDRTFQIGENEFFVMGDNRSQSLDSRSFGPVDKDLIVGKVWLRGWPFDKFQLFSQIDYGF, from the coding sequence ATGAGCGGAGATCCTTTTATTACCAATAAATCAAAAGGCAAGATAATTTTTGAATTCATTTGGGATTTGGCCAAGGTGGCTTGCATTTCGCTGGCCATAATAATTCCGGTCAGATATTTTTTGATTCAGCCTTTTTACGTAAAGGGCGCTTCGATGGAGCCGAATTTGCACGATCATGAGTATTTGATCATCAATGAAATCGGCTATCGTCTGGATGAACCGCAGAGAGGAGACGTGGTGGTTTTCAAATATCCTCAGGATCAGACTCAGTTTTTTATCAAACGCGTCATCGGTTTGTCCGGTGAAATCGTTGAATTGAAAGATGGCGTGGTTTACCTGTATTCGAAAGATGAAAACGGCGAAGATAAAAGATACGTGTTGAATGAAACTTTTTATCTCGATCCTCAAATCAAAACTTGGGGCGATCGAACTTTTCAAATCGGCGAGAACGAATTTTTCGTCATGGGAGACAATAGATCGCAAAGTCTGGACTCGCGATCATTCGGCCCCGTGGACAAGGACTTGATCGTCGGCAAAGTTTGGCTGAGAGGTTGGCCGTTCGATAAGTTTCAGCTCTTTAGCCAAATCGATTACGGATTTTAA